In a single window of the Trichoderma breve strain T069 chromosome 6, whole genome shotgun sequence genome:
- a CDS encoding alpha/beta hydrolase fold domain-containing protein, translated as MPPPQLSGEWNEFAATDPTYINHDQDLETIRRNINQQSLDNMALLKEPAMVALASVKAVDTTVTLPHAPTHKFRIRVYSPGQSSAKALPVMLYFHNGYWATGNVDGDDLGCRAMIGHGNELVIISFEYRLAPENSWDTILSDAEYALQWVNKDASSYGGDVRKGLYIGGATAGAHLAAATAIRARDRHPSIQLAGQCLIVPTVLENAEAPVFGEKDWQKYLSILNVPESEQRKGENFPVWADLKGLPPTYLAMDGPDPIRDEGYLYEAMLRKAGVQTRTDHYELPNWFVQFPQLPTTAKAGMELATAVRWLMEANKYTL; from the exons ATGCCACCCCCACAACTATCAGGAGAGTGGAACGAG TTCGCAGCTACAGATCCAACTTACATCAACCATGATCAAGATTTGGAGACTATCAGAAGAAATATTAATCAGCAAAGCTTGGATAACATGGCTTTGCTAAAGGAGCCAGCAATGGTAGCTCTTGCTAGTGTCAAGGCAGTAGACACAACCGTCACTTTACCACATGCGCCGACTCACAAATTCAGAATTCGTGTGTATTCCCCCGGGCAAAGCAGTGCAAAAGCGCTGCCGGTAATGCTTTACTTCCACAATGGATATTGGGCTACCGGAAATGTAGACGGTGATGACCTTGGCTGCCGGGCTATGATTGGACACGGCAATGAGCTTGTCATTATTTCTTTCGAATACCGACTTGCACCGGAAAATTCATGGGACACTATTCTTTCGGATGCAGAATATGCTCTTCAATGGGTTAACAAGGATGCATCATCTTATGGAGGCGATGTTCGAAAGGGCTTATACATTGGTGGTGCCACCGCTGGTGCGCATTTAGCTGCTGCTACAGCTATTCGTGCGCGCGACAGACACCCTTCAATTCAGCTTGCAGGCCAGTGCTTGATTGTTCCGACAGTTCTG GAAAACGCCGAAGCTCCTGTATTCGGAGAAAAGGATTGGCAGAAATACCTGTCCATATTAAATGTTCCCGAATCAGAGCAAAGGAAGGGAGAAAATTTCCCTGTTTGGGCAGACCTCAAGGGACTCCCTCCGACATACCTTGCTATGGATGGACCTGACCCTATACGAGACGAGGGTTATTTGTATGAGGCCATGCTCCGCAAGGCCGGTGTCCAGACTCGAACTGATCACTACGAATTGCCTAATTG GTTCGTCCAATTTCCTCAGCTACCAACGACCGCTAAGGCGGGGATGGAGCTTGCAACGGCAGTTCGGTGGTTGATGGAAGCTAATAAGTACACCCTGTAA